The Methanolacinia petrolearia DSM 11571 genome has a segment encoding these proteins:
- the nifS gene encoding cysteine desulfurase NifS translates to MTEEKRFIYMDNAATTPTRKEVVDAMIPYMSDNFGNPSSLYSIAELSAEAVETARSQVASAIGALPKEIYFTSGGTEADNWAIKGVAFANRDKGNHIITSQVEHHAVLHTTEWLEKQGFEVTYLPVDKYGMVSPGDVRDAITDKTILITIMTANNEIGTIMPIAEIGKIAREKGVLFHTDAVQAAGHIPLDVSEMNIDMLSLSGHKFRGPKGTGALYIGKRVKIDPLMHGGAQERHRRAGTENVPGIVGLGKAIELSAAEMEEESGRISSLRDMLIQKLLEIPKSYLNGHPKIRLPNNVNIVFEYIEGESILLMLNRRGICASTGSACSSKSLDPSHVLMACGLPHEIIHGSLRLTLGHDTTEDDIEYVVQNIREVVQKLRNMSPLTPPELRNN, encoded by the coding sequence ATGACCGAGGAAAAGAGATTCATATACATGGACAATGCAGCAACCACTCCCACCAGGAAGGAGGTGGTCGATGCCATGATACCCTATATGTCGGATAATTTCGGAAATCCGTCATCCCTTTACAGCATTGCTGAATTATCTGCCGAAGCAGTAGAGACAGCAAGATCACAGGTTGCATCCGCGATTGGTGCATTGCCGAAGGAGATCTATTTCACATCCGGCGGAACCGAGGCCGACAACTGGGCGATCAAAGGCGTTGCATTTGCCAACAGAGACAAAGGCAATCATATCATAACCTCGCAGGTAGAGCATCACGCAGTTCTCCATACAACCGAATGGCTTGAAAAACAGGGGTTCGAGGTAACTTACCTTCCAGTAGACAAATACGGCATGGTCAGCCCCGGCGATGTCAGGGATGCAATTACCGATAAGACCATCCTGATCACGATAATGACGGCTAACAACGAGATCGGGACGATCATGCCGATAGCGGAGATCGGAAAGATTGCACGTGAAAAGGGCGTCCTTTTCCACACCGATGCTGTTCAGGCCGCAGGCCATATCCCTCTCGATGTCAGCGAAATGAACATCGACATGCTCTCGTTGTCAGGGCATAAATTCAGGGGACCGAAAGGAACAGGTGCACTCTATATCGGCAAAAGGGTGAAGATCGATCCGCTTATGCACGGCGGAGCACAGGAGAGGCACAGGAGGGCCGGCACAGAGAATGTTCCCGGAATAGTCGGGCTGGGAAAGGCCATCGAACTTTCGGCAGCAGAGATGGAAGAAGAATCCGGAAGGATCTCTTCTCTTCGCGATATGCTGATTCAAAAACTCCTTGAAATTCCGAAGAGTTATCTGAACGGCCATCCTAAGATCAGGCTCCCGAACAATGTGAATATCGTCTTTGAGTATATCGAAGGGGAATCAATTCTTCTAATGCTTAACCGGAGAGGGATATGTGCATCCACAGGCAGTGCGTGCAGTTCGAAATCTCTCGACCCCTCCCATGTCCTTATGGCATGTGGCCTGCCTCACGAGATCATACACGGATCGCTGAGACTTACGCTCGGGCACGATACCACCGAAGATGATATTGAATATGTCGTGCAAAATATCCGCGAGGTAGTGCAGAAACTGCGGAACATGTCTCCGCTGACACCGCCTGAATTGAGAAACAACTGA
- the nifU gene encoding Fe-S cluster assembly scaffold protein NifU: MYSDKVMDHFENPRNQGTIEDADGIGEVGNPQCGDIMKIYIKVRDDIIEDVKFQTFGCGAAIASSSMATEMIKGKTVKEAWDLSNKAVAEALEGLPPQKLHCSVLAEEAIHKAINDYRAKNGLEPWEEKGGHQEHHH; encoded by the coding sequence ATGTACAGCGATAAGGTTATGGATCACTTTGAAAATCCCAGGAACCAGGGAACGATCGAGGATGCCGACGGAATCGGAGAGGTAGGAAATCCCCAGTGCGGGGATATTATGAAGATATACATAAAGGTCAGGGACGACATCATCGAGGATGTGAAGTTCCAGACGTTCGGGTGCGGAGCTGCAATTGCATCCAGCAGCATGGCAACCGAGATGATAAAGGGAAAGACCGTCAAAGAGGCGTGGGATCTGTCCAACAAGGCCGTTGCAGAGGCTCTCGAAGGCCTTCCGCCCCAGAAACTTCACTGCTCCGTGCTGGCCGAAGAAGCGATCCATAAGGCTATCAATGACTACCGGGCGAAGAACGGCCTTGAGCCCTGGGAAGAGAAAGGCGGGCACCAGGAACATCACCATTAA
- the thrC gene encoding threonine synthase: MFRLVCINCGAEYNQNEVIYRCGKCGHLLAVEYDFDTIDVSRREWDSRPLKLWRYKELLPVSREPVTLQEGGTPLYHLKTIGEELGLKELYAKHEGMNPSGSFKDRGMTVGVSMALQLGMKTVACASTGNTSASLAQYAAKAGIPSVVLLPAGKVALGKVAQALMHGAKVIAIRGNFDRALEMVHDLCIKEGLYLLNSVNPYRLEGQKTIGFEAIDQLGGVPDRMVLPVGNAGNISAVHKGLGELIKLGFIDSMPMMTGVQAEGSRPVADAISKKLPEVIPDKNPETIATAIRIGAPVNAEKALRAIRETNGTALSVTDEEILAMQRDLARKEGVGVEPASAASVAGIKKMAEEGLLDKDERIVCVVTGHLLKDPETVIRQCEPPTEIDADLESLLSVLR; encoded by the coding sequence ATGTTTCGTCTTGTCTGTATAAACTGCGGTGCAGAATACAACCAGAACGAGGTAATTTACCGCTGTGGCAAGTGCGGACACCTTCTTGCGGTCGAATATGATTTCGACACGATAGATGTCTCGCGCCGGGAATGGGACTCGCGCCCGCTGAAGCTCTGGCGCTATAAGGAACTCCTGCCTGTAAGCAGGGAGCCTGTTACCCTCCAGGAGGGCGGAACTCCGCTCTATCACCTGAAAACAATAGGCGAAGAACTCGGATTAAAGGAGCTCTATGCCAAGCACGAGGGCATGAACCCGTCCGGTTCGTTCAAGGACCGCGGGATGACCGTCGGGGTCTCGATGGCGCTCCAGCTCGGGATGAAGACCGTCGCCTGTGCAAGCACGGGAAATACGTCGGCGAGCCTTGCACAGTATGCGGCAAAGGCCGGGATACCGTCAGTCGTGCTCCTTCCTGCGGGAAAGGTTGCGCTCGGAAAGGTTGCCCAGGCGCTTATGCACGGTGCAAAGGTAATTGCAATACGCGGAAACTTCGACAGGGCGCTTGAGATGGTCCATGACCTCTGCATCAAGGAAGGTCTCTATCTTCTCAATTCGGTCAACCCTTACCGTCTTGAAGGCCAGAAGACCATCGGTTTCGAGGCCATAGACCAGTTAGGAGGAGTTCCGGACAGGATGGTTCTTCCGGTAGGAAACGCAGGCAACATATCTGCGGTTCACAAGGGTCTCGGGGAGCTTATAAAGCTCGGATTCATCGACTCGATGCCGATGATGACCGGTGTCCAGGCCGAAGGTTCGAGGCCGGTTGCAGATGCAATCTCGAAGAAGCTTCCGGAAGTCATACCTGACAAGAATCCCGAGACCATCGCAACGGCCATAAGGATCGGTGCGCCCGTAAATGCCGAAAAGGCTCTTCGTGCTATAAGGGAGACCAACGGAACCGCTCTTTCCGTTACTGATGAGGAGATTCTTGCGATGCAGAGAGATCTCGCAAGAAAGGAGGGTGTAGGTGTGGAGCCCGCATCTGCCGCTTCTGTTGCAGGCATTAAAAAAATGGCTGAGGAAGGTCTTTTGGATAAGGACGAGAGAATAGTCTGTGTAGTAACGGGTCACCTTTTAAAGGACCCGGAGACGGTGATCAGGCAATGCGAACCTCCGACAGAGATAGACGCGGATCTCGAATCCTTGCTCTCTGTGTTGCGTTAA
- a CDS encoding metal-dependent hydrolase — protein MKGEKHVFYTLLSAGVLLSPVVSIENIPFIVIFLIAAFVGSLAPDADSADSSIMHGIPGGNGTVRVVRRHTVLVLPFFGYLIRYLIYFPLSALLWIITLGKVKPKHRGLLHSLFGTFFMSAILTAMLLFILYLLSASDYSQYALLFGAGMFFGAFMHLVEDSCSKSGVYWFFPFSDKKIGGTLLSRGKRNLLITAVLGIGFAAVYVRDFTETFLPQMPFAAPLIVLFFAWAIILKMTGAKWS, from the coding sequence ATGAAGGGGGAAAAACATGTCTTCTACACGTTACTTTCAGCAGGAGTCCTGCTGTCTCCCGTAGTCTCCATCGAAAATATTCCTTTTATAGTCATATTCCTCATTGCGGCATTCGTCGGGTCACTTGCACCGGACGCCGACTCCGCCGACTCTTCGATCATGCACGGGATACCCGGGGGAAACGGCACGGTAAGGGTGGTCCGCCGGCATACCGTTCTTGTCCTCCCGTTCTTCGGATATCTTATACGCTACCTGATCTATTTTCCTCTCTCGGCGCTGTTATGGATAATAACTCTAGGGAAGGTGAAGCCGAAGCACAGGGGTCTTCTGCACTCCCTCTTCGGGACGTTCTTCATGTCTGCAATACTTACGGCGATGCTCCTGTTTATCCTTTACCTGCTGTCGGCATCGGATTATTCTCAATATGCACTTTTGTTCGGTGCAGGAATGTTCTTTGGTGCGTTCATGCATCTCGTTGAAGATTCGTGCTCTAAGAGCGGCGTCTACTGGTTCTTCCCTTTTTCGGATAAAAAAATCGGCGGAACCCTGCTTTCAAGAGGGAAGAGAAACCTCCTGATAACGGCAGTCCTTGGAATCGGTTTTGCTGCGGTCTATGTCCGGGATTTTACTGAAACCTTCCTCCCTCAAATGCCTTTTGCAGCCCCTTTGATCGTTCTCTTCTTTGCGTGGGCGATCATCCTCAAAATGACCGGTGCGAAGTGGAGCTGA
- a CDS encoding carbon-nitrogen hydrolase family protein: protein MNRTALRLCLAQAESAWKNPELSLKKASVFAECASRDGAAIICFPEQFATGWDPASSSFAEDEGGPVSGMYSDIAAESGIGVLGSFREKDGDGFRNTVVFFDEHGKVLSKYSKIHLFSPAGEDKCFSPGSSPSVFEYKGIRFGIAICYDLRFPELFLRYRKLGAECILVPAAWPCSRLSHWDLFLRTRAVENRYYLGGINTIGRTPVDEYCGGSMVISPSGDVIAGPVKEEGLLYADIDPINSEKLPGPDTLSDRRDDLYKSWMQSS, encoded by the coding sequence GTGAATAGGACGGCTCTCAGGCTCTGCCTGGCACAGGCCGAATCCGCGTGGAAAAACCCGGAATTAAGCCTGAAAAAGGCATCTGTTTTTGCTGAATGTGCCTCCCGCGATGGTGCGGCAATAATCTGTTTTCCCGAACAGTTTGCAACCGGCTGGGACCCTGCTTCATCATCATTTGCTGAAGATGAGGGCGGCCCCGTATCGGGTATGTATAGCGATATCGCGGCAGAATCCGGTATAGGTGTTCTCGGGAGTTTCAGGGAGAAAGATGGTGACGGCTTTCGGAATACTGTGGTTTTCTTCGACGAACACGGTAAGGTTCTCTCGAAATATTCAAAGATACATCTCTTCTCCCCGGCAGGCGAGGACAAATGCTTCAGTCCGGGCTCTTCACCGTCGGTGTTTGAATACAAGGGTATCCGGTTCGGTATCGCGATATGCTACGACCTGAGATTTCCGGAACTCTTCCTCAGGTACAGGAAGCTCGGCGCCGAATGCATACTTGTGCCCGCGGCATGGCCGTGTAGCAGGCTCTCCCATTGGGATCTCTTCCTCAGGACGAGAGCTGTCGAGAACAGATACTATCTGGGAGGCATCAATACGATCGGCAGAACTCCGGTGGACGAATACTGCGGCGGCTCGATGGTCATATCCCCTTCCGGAGATGTTATTGCAGGCCCGGTGAAAGAGGAGGGCCTTCTCTACGCGGATATAGATCCCATAAATTCGGAAAAATTACCCGGCCCCGATACACTTTCGGACCGCAGAGATGATCTTTACAAGTCCTGGATGCAGAGTTCTTAG
- a CDS encoding indolepyruvate oxidoreductase subunit beta, with protein sequence MTGSYDLLIVGVGGQGTIFASNIIGEACLSGGRTVRSAETHGMSQRGGSVETHIRIDGKYGPLISPGTADLIISFDLLEAVRYSHFLKKGGVIVSGKDIVVPTSTFQQGLEVPSRESLEKMLSGTEYYIIDAVSAALEAGNMLSQNIVMLGAASHHLPVKPGSLLEAVKKQVPPKTVEINSKAFEIGVREGKKQP encoded by the coding sequence ATGACCGGAAGTTACGATCTCCTTATAGTCGGCGTAGGAGGCCAGGGAACGATCTTTGCCTCCAATATAATCGGAGAGGCATGTCTTTCTGGGGGCAGAACGGTCCGTTCGGCAGAGACGCACGGCATGTCGCAGAGAGGTGGATCGGTTGAGACCCACATCAGGATCGACGGAAAATACGGCCCGCTGATCTCTCCCGGAACGGCAGACCTGATAATCTCATTCGATCTGCTTGAGGCGGTGAGGTACAGTCATTTCCTCAAGAAAGGAGGGGTCATAGTCTCGGGTAAAGACATCGTGGTTCCCACATCGACATTCCAGCAGGGCCTTGAAGTGCCTTCCCGTGAATCGCTTGAAAAGATGCTCTCCGGGACGGAGTACTACATAATCGACGCCGTTTCGGCCGCGCTTGAAGCCGGGAATATGCTCTCGCAGAATATCGTCATGCTGGGTGCCGCATCGCATCATCTCCCTGTAAAACCCGGGTCGCTTCTTGAGGCGGTCAAAAAACAGGTTCCGCCCAAAACAGTTGAAATAAATTCAAAAGCCTTTGAGATTGGGGTAAGGGAAGGAAAAAAACAGCCCTAA
- the iorA gene encoding indolepyruvate ferredoxin oxidoreductase subunit alpha, producing MAVRYMLGNEAIAHACVEAGIDFASGYPGTPSSEVVDTLRRQKVRDFYIEWSVNEKVAFENALGAAWTGVRSLVTMKHVGLNVAADPLMTSAYTGVKGGFVILSADDPYAHSSQNEQDSRVYAHFARIPCFDPAGVQEAHDMMAAAFSLSEEFSLPVLFRPTTRVCHSKSDVELGEPAGDHRKGSFEKDPKQYVVIPAHTRILHKKLNEKQAALAKRLVELGFNRYEIKGKTGIITSGIASEYVNEIVPGDVSVAKIGAYPIDEEWLVGFVSKHETILVVEECAPVVEEVVRQVACETVIHGKKDGCVPYEGELDPASTAAAFEKAGIPYNGDFPGDISPAEGLPPRPPILCAGCGHRATFYAMKRIFGNKGIYPSDIGCYTLGLQLGAVDTTICMGASITIGSGISNAGDENPVVCTIGDSTFLHTGIQGLINAAYNGANMTVVILDNRITAMTGHQPNPNTGVTAMGDPSPAISLEALCRTCGVSFVETIDPYDYVTMIETFKRAKETPGVKVIISRQPCVIDARRRGIKRKHYFVDAETCTGCGVCVKYGCPAIEFIDEKASINSLCSGCGVCADICPQGAIRSEVKR from the coding sequence ATGGCTGTCAGATATATGCTTGGAAACGAGGCGATCGCACACGCCTGCGTTGAGGCCGGCATCGATTTTGCATCCGGCTATCCGGGGACGCCATCGTCCGAGGTCGTCGATACCCTGAGACGGCAGAAAGTCCGTGATTTCTATATCGAATGGTCCGTAAACGAGAAGGTTGCATTCGAGAATGCGCTCGGTGCCGCGTGGACCGGTGTCCGTTCTCTCGTGACGATGAAGCACGTCGGACTGAACGTCGCCGCAGACCCGCTCATGACCAGTGCGTATACCGGTGTGAAGGGCGGATTCGTTATCCTCTCCGCAGACGACCCGTATGCGCACAGTTCGCAGAACGAGCAGGACTCGAGGGTTTATGCACATTTTGCACGGATCCCATGCTTCGACCCGGCAGGGGTCCAGGAAGCGCACGATATGATGGCCGCCGCATTCTCACTCTCCGAGGAGTTCTCGCTTCCGGTTCTCTTCAGGCCGACGACGAGGGTATGCCACTCGAAGAGCGATGTCGAACTCGGTGAACCGGCCGGGGATCACCGTAAGGGGAGTTTCGAAAAGGACCCGAAGCAGTATGTTGTAATTCCGGCGCATACCCGCATTCTTCATAAAAAGCTCAACGAAAAACAGGCTGCCCTTGCGAAAAGACTCGTTGAACTCGGGTTCAACAGGTATGAGATAAAGGGGAAGACCGGGATTATCACGAGCGGAATCGCATCGGAATATGTAAACGAGATCGTGCCCGGTGATGTCTCCGTCGCAAAGATCGGTGCGTACCCGATAGACGAAGAGTGGCTTGTCGGATTCGTATCGAAGCATGAGACGATCCTTGTCGTCGAGGAATGCGCCCCGGTGGTCGAGGAGGTCGTCCGCCAGGTTGCATGTGAAACCGTTATTCACGGCAAAAAGGACGGTTGTGTCCCGTACGAAGGCGAACTCGATCCTGCATCGACAGCCGCAGCGTTTGAGAAGGCCGGAATACCATACAACGGAGATTTCCCTGGAGACATCTCTCCTGCAGAAGGTCTCCCGCCCCGCCCGCCGATCCTCTGTGCCGGATGCGGCCACCGTGCGACATTCTACGCGATGAAGAGGATCTTCGGAAACAAGGGGATATATCCCTCCGATATCGGGTGTTATACGCTCGGGCTCCAGCTCGGTGCAGTCGACACCACGATATGCATGGGTGCTTCGATTACAATCGGAAGCGGAATCTCGAATGCGGGCGATGAAAACCCTGTAGTATGCACAATCGGAGATTCCACCTTCCTCCATACCGGAATCCAGGGACTGATCAACGCAGCCTACAACGGCGCCAACATGACCGTGGTAATACTCGACAACAGGATCACCGCGATGACAGGCCACCAGCCGAACCCGAATACGGGTGTAACGGCGATGGGAGACCCTTCACCGGCGATCTCGCTCGAGGCTCTCTGCAGGACCTGCGGTGTCTCGTTCGTCGAGACGATCGATCCCTACGACTATGTTACGATGATCGAGACATTCAAAAGAGCGAAGGAGACCCCCGGTGTCAAGGTGATCATCTCCAGGCAGCCTTGCGTCATTGATGCAAGGCGCAGGGGAATCAAAAGAAAGCATTACTTCGTCGATGCTGAGACATGCACGGGCTGCGGAGTCTGCGTCAAATATGGCTGCCCTGCGATCGAGTTCATAGACGAAAAGGCATCAATTAATTCCTTATGCTCCGGGTGCGGGGTGTGTGCGGATATCTGTCCCCAGGGAGCGATAAGATCGGAGGTGAAGAGATGA
- a CDS encoding linear amide C-N hydrolase encodes MCSVITWPDNGVANVSARSTDWFEEMDSDLYVFPRGISHKGLEVEGENSLDWISKYGSVATSVYGLGSSDGVNEKGLGAHALWLAESDYGARDRSLPGLSISLWPQFFLDNFATTAEAVEYVQEHPFQIVTMPFSSSGKPATAHLKIEDAAGYSAVFEYVKGKLNIYHSSEFRVMTNSPSFSEQLENLKKYEGFGGSDPLPGTTKAADRFVRAAYYLRHLREPHTVQESIAGIISVVRNVSQPFLAPSPTEPNTSSTLWRTVIDHTNKVYYFESTLSPNIVWLDLKRLNFSENAEIKKLSVSDSPDLIGESSASLIDTTPPAWGMPSTQ; translated from the coding sequence ATGTGTTCAGTTATAACCTGGCCGGATAATGGTGTTGCGAACGTCTCTGCACGCAGCACGGATTGGTTTGAAGAGATGGATAGTGATCTATATGTTTTTCCGCGAGGCATAAGTCACAAAGGCCTTGAGGTCGAGGGCGAAAATTCTCTGGATTGGATATCAAAATATGGTAGCGTCGCCACAAGCGTATATGGATTGGGTAGTAGCGATGGCGTCAATGAAAAAGGACTTGGAGCGCATGCACTCTGGCTTGCCGAATCAGACTACGGTGCCCGCGACAGATCGTTGCCCGGCCTGTCGATAAGTCTCTGGCCGCAATTTTTCCTTGACAATTTTGCTACAACAGCAGAAGCGGTCGAATATGTGCAGGAACATCCTTTCCAGATTGTCACAATGCCCTTTTCAAGCTCGGGCAAACCGGCAACAGCTCACTTGAAGATCGAGGATGCTGCGGGGTATTCGGCTGTTTTCGAATATGTAAAAGGCAAACTCAATATATATCACAGCTCTGAGTTTCGTGTGATGACCAACTCGCCTTCTTTTTCAGAACAGTTGGAAAACCTTAAAAAATATGAAGGATTTGGTGGCAGCGACCCGTTGCCTGGAACTACCAAGGCAGCTGACCGCTTCGTTCGTGCTGCCTACTATCTAAGGCACCTCCGTGAGCCGCATACGGTGCAGGAGAGTATTGCAGGTATAATTAGCGTAGTACGCAATGTTAGTCAGCCTTTTCTTGCACCAAGTCCAACAGAACCTAACACTTCATCCACACTCTGGCGAACAGTGATCGATCACACCAACAAGGTCTATTACTTTGAGTCCACATTGAGTCCCAATATTGTCTGGCTCGACCTTAAACGCCTCAACTTCTCTGAAAACGCCGAAATCAAAAAACTTTCGGTTTCCGACTCGCCGGACCTTATCGGAGAGTCTTCAGCCTCTCTTATCGATACCACTCCCCCTGCGTGGGGTATGCCGAGCACTCAGTAA
- the serS gene encoding serine--tRNA ligase encodes MLELKFIRSSPDVVRADLKKRGDAEKLAWVDDLLAKDERSREMQVEINSMRNRRNIISREINQTRKAGGEISGLLEEAKSLPSKIKDAETELAEIQEKIKFYQMRVPNILHESVPVGADDSENVEVSRWGEPTVPSFEVKNHGELAIEKGLAEFERAAKISGAGFYILKGRLALMDLALQRLAIDLLAERGYTPVMPPYMMNRAAYEGVTDLSDFENVMYKIDGEDEFLIATSEHPMAAMYMDEIFEEKDLPLRLAGISTCFRREIGSHGLDTKGLFRVHQFNKVEQFIYCKQEDSWRLHEELLKNAEDIFRMLKLPYHVVNICTGDIGTVAAKKYDIEVWMPREETYREVVSCSNCTAYQAVRLNIKVRDPHEFEKKDYVHTLNSTAVATTRTLRAILENCQEEDGTVVIPEALRPYMNGAETL; translated from the coding sequence ATGCTTGAACTGAAATTTATCCGGAGCAGTCCGGATGTCGTCAGGGCCGATCTTAAGAAGAGGGGCGATGCGGAGAAGCTTGCATGGGTGGACGATCTTCTTGCAAAGGATGAAAGATCACGCGAGATGCAGGTCGAGATAAACTCCATGCGAAACCGGAGAAATATCATCAGCCGTGAGATAAACCAGACAAGAAAGGCAGGGGGGGAGATCTCCGGTCTCCTGGAAGAGGCGAAGTCTCTCCCGTCAAAGATAAAGGATGCCGAGACCGAACTTGCGGAGATCCAGGAGAAGATAAAATTCTACCAGATGAGAGTACCGAATATCCTTCACGAGAGTGTTCCTGTGGGTGCTGACGATTCGGAGAATGTCGAGGTCAGCAGGTGGGGCGAGCCGACAGTTCCATCATTCGAGGTGAAGAATCATGGAGAGCTTGCGATCGAGAAAGGCCTGGCAGAGTTCGAGAGGGCTGCGAAGATATCTGGTGCCGGGTTCTACATCCTCAAGGGAAGGCTCGCACTGATGGATCTCGCCCTCCAAAGGCTTGCAATCGATCTTCTGGCGGAGCGTGGATATACACCGGTAATGCCGCCTTATATGATGAACCGTGCGGCATACGAGGGTGTTACCGATCTCTCGGACTTCGAGAACGTGATGTACAAGATCGACGGCGAGGACGAGTTCCTCATCGCAACGAGCGAGCACCCGATGGCCGCGATGTACATGGACGAGATCTTTGAAGAGAAGGACCTTCCGCTCAGGCTTGCTGGTATAAGCACATGCTTCAGGCGCGAGATCGGCTCCCACGGTCTCGATACGAAAGGGCTCTTCAGGGTTCACCAGTTCAACAAGGTGGAGCAGTTTATCTATTGCAAACAGGAAGATTCCTGGAGGCTTCACGAGGAACTCCTGAAGAATGCAGAGGATATCTTCCGGATGCTTAAGCTCCCGTATCATGTCGTGAATATATGTACTGGCGATATCGGAACCGTTGCCGCGAAGAAGTACGATATCGAGGTCTGGATGCCCCGCGAGGAGACCTATCGCGAGGTCGTCTCCTGCTCCAACTGCACCGCGTACCAGGCGGTAAGGCTCAATATCAAGGTCAGGGATCCGCACGAGTTCGAGAAGAAGGATTATGTCCACACCCTGAACAGTACGGCGGTCGCGACGACGAGAACTCTCCGTGCGATTCTCGAAAACTGCCAGGAAGAGGATGGAACGGTCGTTATCCCCGAGGCTCTCAGGCCGTACATGAACGGTGCCGAAACCCTCTGA
- a CDS encoding tRNA (N(6)-L-threonylcarbamoyladenosine(37)-C(2))-methylthiotransferase, with amino-acid sequence MHTLKDKKIHLETYGCTFNFADTEKIVRVAEKQGCSIVPPGEAEAVIINTCTVVAQTERAMLRVIAEFPDKEIYVTGCMAVVQPDLIYGVRPDARLILPEDLNRCPETIGSLVDGSTGIVQTARGCVSRCAYCITRSARGRLRSFPEDKIIEEIERLVSAGAVEIQLTGQDLSAYGMDTGSSLPDLLNRINSLEGEFMVRVGMMNPSTAIPLTDELSDAFLGEKIFSFAHLPVQSGSDKVLSDMKRGYQVQDFRNLVAELRKKDPGIRISTDFIVGYPTETEEDFLKTLALLEEIRPTKVNITRFSAREGTDAAKLKDIPDWIKKERSRALTIAANRLYDSVNESFIGKDLDVIVTERKRAGSCIARDKSYNNIVIEEELDAGTRCRVRIVSHRRHYLIGERIG; translated from the coding sequence ATGCACACCCTGAAGGACAAAAAAATTCACCTTGAGACATATGGCTGCACGTTCAATTTTGCCGATACCGAAAAGATTGTACGTGTTGCGGAAAAGCAGGGGTGCAGTATAGTGCCGCCGGGAGAGGCGGAAGCGGTTATTATCAATACCTGTACTGTTGTCGCCCAGACCGAAAGGGCGATGCTGAGAGTCATCGCCGAGTTTCCCGACAAGGAGATCTATGTCACAGGTTGTATGGCGGTGGTTCAGCCGGATCTGATATATGGTGTCCGCCCCGATGCAAGGCTGATCCTCCCCGAGGACCTGAACCGGTGCCCGGAGACGATCGGATCTCTTGTGGACGGTTCGACAGGGATTGTCCAGACTGCCAGGGGATGCGTAAGCAGGTGTGCCTATTGCATCACAAGAAGCGCCCGGGGCCGTCTCCGGAGTTTTCCGGAGGATAAGATAATTGAAGAGATTGAACGACTCGTATCGGCCGGTGCGGTTGAAATCCAGCTCACAGGGCAGGACCTGAGTGCTTATGGGATGGATACCGGTTCATCCCTCCCGGATCTATTAAACAGGATTAACTCATTGGAAGGAGAGTTTATGGTTCGTGTCGGGATGATGAACCCTTCTACAGCTATCCCGCTGACTGATGAGCTGTCCGATGCTTTTTTGGGAGAAAAGATATTTTCCTTCGCCCATCTTCCGGTGCAGTCGGGATCTGATAAAGTCCTTTCAGATATGAAACGGGGATACCAGGTACAGGATTTCAGAAATCTGGTAGCTGAACTCAGGAAGAAGGACCCCGGGATCAGAATATCGACCGACTTTATCGTAGGTTATCCTACCGAGACCGAAGAGGACTTCCTTAAAACACTGGCACTCCTTGAAGAGATCCGGCCAACCAAGGTGAATATCACCCGCTTTTCGGCAAGAGAAGGGACAGATGCGGCGAAACTTAAGGACATTCCCGACTGGATAAAAAAGGAGCGTTCCAGAGCACTTACGATTGCCGCGAACAGGCTCTATGATTCAGTAAACGAGTCGTTTATCGGAAAGGATCTTGATGTTATCGTAACAGAGAGGAAGAGGGCCGGAAGCTGCATTGCAAGGGATAAGTCATACAATAATATCGTTATAGAAGAGGAGCTGGATGCCGGAACCCGCTGCAGGGTCCGGATAGTTTCTCACAGGCGGCATTATCTCATCGGAGAGAGAATCGGATAG